One Vanessa atalanta chromosome 20, ilVanAtal1.2, whole genome shotgun sequence genomic window carries:
- the LOC125072014 gene encoding clathrin heavy chain isoform X2 — protein MAQVLPIRFQEHLQLTNIGINPASISFNTLTMESDKFICVREKVGDTSEVVIIDMADPTNPIRRPISADSAIMNPASKVIALKGKAGVEAQKTLQIFNIEMKSKMKAHTMTEDVVFWKWISPNTLALVTKMSVYHWSMEGDSTPVKMFDRHSSLAECQIINYRTDPKQQWLLLVGISAQQNRVVGAMQLYSVERKCSQPIEGHAASFATFKAEGNAEPSTLFCFAVRTPQGGKLHIIEVGQTPAGNQPFPKKAVDVFFPAEAQSDFPVAMQVSPKYDVIYLITKYGYIHMYDIETGTCIYMNRISSDTIFVTAPHESTGGIIGVNRKGQVLSVTVEEDSIVPYINTVLQNPELALRLAVRNNLAGAEELFVRKFNMLFTNGQYGEAAKVAAMAPRGILRTPQTIQRFQQVPTQPGQTSPLLQYFGILLDQAQLNKFESLELCRPVLLQGRKQLLEKWLKEEKLECSEELGDLVKQVDPTLALSVYLRANVASKVIQCFAETGQFQKIVLYAKKVGYTPDYIYLLRSVMRTNPEQGAGFAGMLVAEDPPLADIQQIVDVFMEQNMVQQCTAFLLDALKNNRPEEGPLQTRLLEMNLMSAPQVADAILGNGMFTHYDRAHVAQLCEKAGLLQRALEHYTDLYDIKRAVVHTHLLSADWLVSYFGTLSVEDSLECLKAMLQANIRQNLQICVQIATKYHEQLTTKALIELFESFKTYEGLFYFLGSIVNFSQDSEVHFKYIQAACKTGQIKEVERICRESNCYNAERVKNFLKEAKLPDQLPLIIVCDRFDFVHDLVLYLYRNSLQKYIEIYVQKVNPSRLPVVVGGLLDVDCAEDIIKNLILVVRGQFSTDELVAEVEKRNRLKLLLPWLETRVHEGCNEPATHNALAKIYIDSNNNPERFLKENQWYDSRVVGRYCEKRDPHLACVAYERGQCDRELIAVCNDNSLFKTQARYLVRRRDQDLWLEVLAESNPFKRQLIDQVVQTALSETQDPEDISVTVKAFMTADLPNELIELLEKIVLDNSVFSDHRNLQNLLILTAIKADRTRVMEYINRLDNYDAPDIANIAINNELYEEAFAIFKKFDVNTSAIQVLIDQVKDLKRAYEFAERCNEPGVWSQLAKAQLQQGLVKEAIDSYIKADDPSAYMDVVATATKQQSWEDLVRYLQMARKKARESYIESELIYAYARTARLADLEEFISGPNHADIQKIGDRCFDDKMYNAAKLLYNNVSNFARLAITLVHLKEFQGAVDSARKANSTRTWKEVCFACVDAGEFRLAQMCGLHIVVHADELEDLINYYQDRGHFDELISLLEAALGLERAHMGMFTELAILYSKFKPGKMREHLELFWSRVNIPKVLRAAEQAHLWSELVFLYDKYEEYDNAALTMMQHPTEAWREGHFKDIITKVANMELYYKAIQFYLDYKPLLLNDLLLVLAPRMDHTRAVAFFTKAGHLQLVKAYLRSVQSLNNKAVNEALNSLLIDEEDYQGLRTSIDAFDNFDTIALAQQLEKHELTEFRRIAAYLYKGNNRWKQSVELCKKDALYADAMEYASESRQPEVAEELLDWFLERNNFECFSACLYQCYDLLKPDVVIELAWRHNIMDFAMPYLIQTVRELTTKVEKLEEADAKRSTESAEQEAKPAMIMEPQLMLTAGPSMPYPGVPAQASPYAYAAQAPSPAPYHGYGM, from the exons CGCAAAAGACCCTCCAAATATTCAACATTGAAATGAAATCGAAGATGAAGGCACACACCATGACCGAGGACGTTGTGTTCTGGAAATGGATCTCACCGAACACCCTCGCCTTAGTCACGAAGATGTCAGTCTATCACTGGTCCATGGAAGGCGACTCCACTCCTGTCAAGATGTTCGACCGACACTCGTCGCTTGCTGAGTGCCAAATCATAAACTACAGGACAGACCCGAAACAACAATGGCTGTTGCTTGTTG GCATATCAGCTCAACAGAACCGCGTGGTGGGAGCAATGCAATTGTACTCAGTGGAGCGCAAGTGCTCGCAGCCCATAGAGGGCCACGCAGCTTCCTTCGCAACGTTCAAGGCGGAGGGAAACGCTGAACCGTCCACTCTCTTCTGTTTCGCCGTGAGGACTCCTCAGGGTGGAAAACTGCATATTATTG aggTGGGTCAAACCCCAGCTGGCAACCAGCCGTTCCCTAAAAAAGCGGTAGATGTTTTCTTTCCCGCCGAGGCCCAGAGCGACTTCCCCGTGGCCATGCAGGTGTCGCCGAAGTATGACGTCATCTACCTAATCACAAAGTACGGCTACATACACATGTACGACATCGAGACCGGCACCTGTATCTACATGAACCGTATCTCATCGGATACTATATTCGTGACGGCGCCCCACGAGTCCACCGGCGGAATAATTG GTGTCAATCGTAAAGGCCAAGTCCTCTCAGTGACAGTAGAAGAAGACTCAATAGTTCCGTACATTAACACGGTGCTGCAGAACCCTGAACTAGCGCTCCGCCTCGCCGTGAGGAACAACCTTGCCGGTGCGGAGGAGCTGTTTGTGAGGAAGTTTAACATGCTGTTCACTAACGGCCAATATGGAGAAGCAGCTAAA gtaGCAGCCATGGCACCCCGTGGTATCCTCCGAACACCGCAAACTATACAGCGGTTCCAGCAGGTGCCTACTCAGCCAGGACAGACTTCCCCACTGTTACAGTACTTCGGGATATTGCTAGACCAGGCGCAGCTGAACAAGTTCGAATCCCTTGAATTATGTCGCCCTGTATTGTTGCAAG GACGCAAACAGCTGCTAGAAAAATGGTTAAAAGAAGAGAAGTTAGAGTGTTCTGAAGAGCTTGGAGATCTTGTGAAGCAGGTTGACCCCACTCTTGCGTTATCAGTGTACCTGAGGGCCAATGTTGCAAGCAAAGTTATTCAATGTTTTGCTGAGACTGGCCAATTCCAGAAAATTGTTCTTTATGCTAAGAAG GTTGGATACACTCCGGACTATATTTACCTTCTCCGCTCCGTTATGCGCACCAATCCTGAACAAGGTGCCGGGTTTGCTGGCATGCTGGTTGCCGAAGATCCTCCATTAGCAGACATTCAGCAGATTGTCGATGTTTTCATGGAGCAGAATATGGTGCAACAATGCACTGCCTTCCTACTCGACGCTTTGAAGAATAACAGACCCGAGGAGGGGCCCTTGCAAACCAG GCTGCTGGAGATGAACCTGATGTCGGCGCCGCAGGTGGCGGACGCCATCCTGGGCAACGGCATGTTCACGCACTACGACCGCGCACACGTGGCGCAGCTCTGCGAGAAGGCGGGTCTGCTGCAGCGCGCGCTGGAGCACTACACCGACCTCTACGACATCAAGCGCGCCGTG GTTCACACCCACCTGCTATCAGCTGACTGGTTGGTCAGCTACTTCGGGACATTATCTGTTGAAGATTCGCTTGAATGTCTCAAGGCTATGCTCCAAGCGAATATCCGTCAGAACTTACAAATCTGCGTACAAATAGCGACCAAGTATCACGAGCAGTTAACGACGAAGGCACtgattgaattatttgaaaGTTTCAAAACTTATGAAGGACTCTTCTACTTCCTCGGATCTATTGTTAACTTCAGCCAGGATTCAGAagttcatttcaaatatattcag GCTGCCTGCAAAACGGGACAAATCAAAGAAGTTGAGCGTATTTGTCGTGAATCGAACTGCTACAACGCTGAGAGAGTCAAGAACTTCCTGAAAGAAGCCAAACTGCCTGATCAACTGCCTCTTATCATCGTTTGCGATCGTTTTGACTTCGTGCATGACTTAGTACTCTATCTGTACAGAAACAGCCTGCAgaaatacattgaaatatacGTGCAAAAG GTTAACCCGTCTCGCTTACCCGTAGTTGTCGGCGGTCTTTTAGACGTAGATTGTGCAGAGGATATCATCAAAAACTTGATTCTCGTTGTACGCGGACAATTCTCCACCGACGAACTTGTCGCTGAAGTCGAAAAGAGGAAcag ATTGAAGTTGCTCCTGCCTTGGTTAGAGACTCGCGTGCACGAAGGTTGCAACGAGCCCGCCACACACAATGCCCTCGCCAAGATCTACATTGATTCTAATAATAACCCTGAGAGGTTCCTCAAGGAAAATCAATG GTATGACTCGCGCGTGGTGGGGCGCTACTGCGAGAAGCGCGACCCGCACCTGGCGTGCGTGGCGTACGAGCGCGGCCAGTGCGACCGCGAGCTGATCGCCGTCTGCAACGACAACTCGCTGTTCAAGACGCAGGCGCGCTACCTCGTGCGGCGCCGCGACCAGGACCTCTGGCTCGAGGTGCTCGCCGAGTCCAACCCCTTCAAGAGGCAGCTCATCGATCAG GTGGTGCAAACAGCACTCTCAGAAACCCAAGATCCAGAAGATATATCTGTGACTGTAAAGGCGTTCATGACAGCTGACCTGCCCAATGAACTAATTGAGTTGCTTGAGAAGATTGTTCTAGATAATTCCGTTTTCTCAGATCACAGAAACCTACAGAACTTGCTGATATTGACag CTATCAAGGCGGACCGCACTCGCGTTATGGAATACATCAACCGCTTGGACAACTATGACGCTCCCGACATCGCAAACATCGCTATCAACAACGAACTGTATGAAGAGGCTTTTGCAATCTTTAAGAAATTCGACGTCAACACCTCAGCCATACAA GTGCTGATAGATCAAGTGAAAGACCTTAAACGCGCTTATGAATTCGCTGAACGTTGCAACGAGCCCGGAGTCTGGTCTCAGCTTGCTAAGGCGCAACTACAACAGGGGCTGGTGAAAGAAGCCATCGACTCGTATATCAAGGCTGACGACCCATCCGCCTACATGGACGTTGTGGCAACCGCCACTAAGCAGCAATCGTGGGAGGATCTCGTGCGCTATTTGCAG ATGGCACGCAAGAAAGCCCGCGAGTCGTACATCGAATCCGAACTTATCTACGCATACGCTCGCACCGCACGTCTGGCTGATCTCGAAGAATTCATTTCGGGACCAAACCATGCGGACATTCAAAAGATTGGTGATCGTTGCTTCGATGATAAAATGTACAATGCGGCTAAGTTGTTGTACAATAACGTCAGCAACTTTGCTCGCTTAGCCATTACATTGGTGCATCTTAAGGAATTCCAag GTGCGGTGGACAGCGCTCGCAAAGCGAACTCGACGCGCACTTGGAAGGAGGTGTGCTTCGCGTGCGTAGACGCGGGCGAGTTCCGACTGGCGCAGATGTGCGGCCTGCATATCGTTGTGCACGCAGACGAGCTCGAGGACCTCATTAATTACTACCAG GATCGAGGCCACTTCGATGAGCTGATCAGCTTGCTGGAAGCAGCTTTAGGCTTGGAAAGAGCCCACATGGGAATGTTCACAGAACTCGCCATTCTTTATTCAAAGTTCAAGCCTGGCAAGATGCGCGAACATTTGGAGCTGTTTTGGTCACGAGTCAACATACCGAag gttCTACGTGCAGCAGAGCAGGCGCATCTGTGGTCCGAACTTGTATTCCTTTACGACAAATACGAAGAATACGATAACGCGGCGCTTACTATGATGCAGCACCCAACTGAGGCTTGGCGCGAGGGTCACTTCAAAGACATTATCACtaag GTTGCCAACATGGAGCTCTACTACAAAGCTATTCAGTTCTATCTCGACTACAAGCCCCTCCTGCTGAACGACCTCCTCCTAGTACTGGCGCCGCGTATGGACCACACGCGCGCCGTCGCGTTCTTCACCAAGGCTGGACACTTGCAACTCGTTAAAGCCTACCTGAGATCTGTCCAAAGTCTCAACAATAAGGCGGTCAACGAAGCTCTCAACTCTTTACTTATTGATGAGGAAGATTACCAG GGTCTGCGAACATCGATAGATGCTTTCGACAATTTCGACACTATTGCGCTGGCGCAGCAACTAGAGAAACACGAACTCACCGAATTTAGACGAATCGCTGCTTACTTATACaaag GCAACAACCGGTGGAAGCAGAGCGTGGAATTGTGCAAGAAGGATGCTTTATACGCGGACGCTATGGAGTACGCGTCTGAATCTCGCCAGCCGGAAGTGGCGGAGGAACTGCTCGACTGGTTCTTGGAAAGAAATAACTTTGAGTGCTTCTCTGCTTGTCTTTATCAG TGCTATGACCTCCTGAAACCTGACGTCGTAATCGAACTCGCGTGGAGGCACAATATCATGGACTTCGCCATGCCATACCTTATTcag ACGGTACGCGAATTAACGACAAAAGTAGAAAAGTTAGAAGAAGCAGACGCCAAACGCAGTACAGAGAGTGCTGAACAAGAAGCCAAGCCCGCTATGATCATGGAACCTCAGCTTATGCTCACAGCTG GTCCGTCCATGCCGTACCCGGGCGTGCCGGCGCAGGCGTCCCCCTACGCGTACGCGGCGCAGGCCCCGTCGCCCGCGCCCTACCACGGCTACGGCATGTAG
- the LOC125072014 gene encoding clathrin heavy chain isoform X1: protein MAQVLPIRFQEHLQLTNIGINPASISFNTLTMESDKFICVREKVGDTSEVVIIDMADPTNPIRRPISADSAIMNPASKVIALKGKAGVEAAQKTLQIFNIEMKSKMKAHTMTEDVVFWKWISPNTLALVTKMSVYHWSMEGDSTPVKMFDRHSSLAECQIINYRTDPKQQWLLLVGISAQQNRVVGAMQLYSVERKCSQPIEGHAASFATFKAEGNAEPSTLFCFAVRTPQGGKLHIIEVGQTPAGNQPFPKKAVDVFFPAEAQSDFPVAMQVSPKYDVIYLITKYGYIHMYDIETGTCIYMNRISSDTIFVTAPHESTGGIIGVNRKGQVLSVTVEEDSIVPYINTVLQNPELALRLAVRNNLAGAEELFVRKFNMLFTNGQYGEAAKVAAMAPRGILRTPQTIQRFQQVPTQPGQTSPLLQYFGILLDQAQLNKFESLELCRPVLLQGRKQLLEKWLKEEKLECSEELGDLVKQVDPTLALSVYLRANVASKVIQCFAETGQFQKIVLYAKKVGYTPDYIYLLRSVMRTNPEQGAGFAGMLVAEDPPLADIQQIVDVFMEQNMVQQCTAFLLDALKNNRPEEGPLQTRLLEMNLMSAPQVADAILGNGMFTHYDRAHVAQLCEKAGLLQRALEHYTDLYDIKRAVVHTHLLSADWLVSYFGTLSVEDSLECLKAMLQANIRQNLQICVQIATKYHEQLTTKALIELFESFKTYEGLFYFLGSIVNFSQDSEVHFKYIQAACKTGQIKEVERICRESNCYNAERVKNFLKEAKLPDQLPLIIVCDRFDFVHDLVLYLYRNSLQKYIEIYVQKVNPSRLPVVVGGLLDVDCAEDIIKNLILVVRGQFSTDELVAEVEKRNRLKLLLPWLETRVHEGCNEPATHNALAKIYIDSNNNPERFLKENQWYDSRVVGRYCEKRDPHLACVAYERGQCDRELIAVCNDNSLFKTQARYLVRRRDQDLWLEVLAESNPFKRQLIDQVVQTALSETQDPEDISVTVKAFMTADLPNELIELLEKIVLDNSVFSDHRNLQNLLILTAIKADRTRVMEYINRLDNYDAPDIANIAINNELYEEAFAIFKKFDVNTSAIQVLIDQVKDLKRAYEFAERCNEPGVWSQLAKAQLQQGLVKEAIDSYIKADDPSAYMDVVATATKQQSWEDLVRYLQMARKKARESYIESELIYAYARTARLADLEEFISGPNHADIQKIGDRCFDDKMYNAAKLLYNNVSNFARLAITLVHLKEFQGAVDSARKANSTRTWKEVCFACVDAGEFRLAQMCGLHIVVHADELEDLINYYQDRGHFDELISLLEAALGLERAHMGMFTELAILYSKFKPGKMREHLELFWSRVNIPKVLRAAEQAHLWSELVFLYDKYEEYDNAALTMMQHPTEAWREGHFKDIITKVANMELYYKAIQFYLDYKPLLLNDLLLVLAPRMDHTRAVAFFTKAGHLQLVKAYLRSVQSLNNKAVNEALNSLLIDEEDYQGLRTSIDAFDNFDTIALAQQLEKHELTEFRRIAAYLYKGNNRWKQSVELCKKDALYADAMEYASESRQPEVAEELLDWFLERNNFECFSACLYQCYDLLKPDVVIELAWRHNIMDFAMPYLIQTVRELTTKVEKLEEADAKRSTESAEQEAKPAMIMEPQLMLTAGPSMPYPGVPAQASPYAYAAQAPSPAPYHGYGM from the exons CAGCGCAAAAGACCCTCCAAATATTCAACATTGAAATGAAATCGAAGATGAAGGCACACACCATGACCGAGGACGTTGTGTTCTGGAAATGGATCTCACCGAACACCCTCGCCTTAGTCACGAAGATGTCAGTCTATCACTGGTCCATGGAAGGCGACTCCACTCCTGTCAAGATGTTCGACCGACACTCGTCGCTTGCTGAGTGCCAAATCATAAACTACAGGACAGACCCGAAACAACAATGGCTGTTGCTTGTTG GCATATCAGCTCAACAGAACCGCGTGGTGGGAGCAATGCAATTGTACTCAGTGGAGCGCAAGTGCTCGCAGCCCATAGAGGGCCACGCAGCTTCCTTCGCAACGTTCAAGGCGGAGGGAAACGCTGAACCGTCCACTCTCTTCTGTTTCGCCGTGAGGACTCCTCAGGGTGGAAAACTGCATATTATTG aggTGGGTCAAACCCCAGCTGGCAACCAGCCGTTCCCTAAAAAAGCGGTAGATGTTTTCTTTCCCGCCGAGGCCCAGAGCGACTTCCCCGTGGCCATGCAGGTGTCGCCGAAGTATGACGTCATCTACCTAATCACAAAGTACGGCTACATACACATGTACGACATCGAGACCGGCACCTGTATCTACATGAACCGTATCTCATCGGATACTATATTCGTGACGGCGCCCCACGAGTCCACCGGCGGAATAATTG GTGTCAATCGTAAAGGCCAAGTCCTCTCAGTGACAGTAGAAGAAGACTCAATAGTTCCGTACATTAACACGGTGCTGCAGAACCCTGAACTAGCGCTCCGCCTCGCCGTGAGGAACAACCTTGCCGGTGCGGAGGAGCTGTTTGTGAGGAAGTTTAACATGCTGTTCACTAACGGCCAATATGGAGAAGCAGCTAAA gtaGCAGCCATGGCACCCCGTGGTATCCTCCGAACACCGCAAACTATACAGCGGTTCCAGCAGGTGCCTACTCAGCCAGGACAGACTTCCCCACTGTTACAGTACTTCGGGATATTGCTAGACCAGGCGCAGCTGAACAAGTTCGAATCCCTTGAATTATGTCGCCCTGTATTGTTGCAAG GACGCAAACAGCTGCTAGAAAAATGGTTAAAAGAAGAGAAGTTAGAGTGTTCTGAAGAGCTTGGAGATCTTGTGAAGCAGGTTGACCCCACTCTTGCGTTATCAGTGTACCTGAGGGCCAATGTTGCAAGCAAAGTTATTCAATGTTTTGCTGAGACTGGCCAATTCCAGAAAATTGTTCTTTATGCTAAGAAG GTTGGATACACTCCGGACTATATTTACCTTCTCCGCTCCGTTATGCGCACCAATCCTGAACAAGGTGCCGGGTTTGCTGGCATGCTGGTTGCCGAAGATCCTCCATTAGCAGACATTCAGCAGATTGTCGATGTTTTCATGGAGCAGAATATGGTGCAACAATGCACTGCCTTCCTACTCGACGCTTTGAAGAATAACAGACCCGAGGAGGGGCCCTTGCAAACCAG GCTGCTGGAGATGAACCTGATGTCGGCGCCGCAGGTGGCGGACGCCATCCTGGGCAACGGCATGTTCACGCACTACGACCGCGCACACGTGGCGCAGCTCTGCGAGAAGGCGGGTCTGCTGCAGCGCGCGCTGGAGCACTACACCGACCTCTACGACATCAAGCGCGCCGTG GTTCACACCCACCTGCTATCAGCTGACTGGTTGGTCAGCTACTTCGGGACATTATCTGTTGAAGATTCGCTTGAATGTCTCAAGGCTATGCTCCAAGCGAATATCCGTCAGAACTTACAAATCTGCGTACAAATAGCGACCAAGTATCACGAGCAGTTAACGACGAAGGCACtgattgaattatttgaaaGTTTCAAAACTTATGAAGGACTCTTCTACTTCCTCGGATCTATTGTTAACTTCAGCCAGGATTCAGAagttcatttcaaatatattcag GCTGCCTGCAAAACGGGACAAATCAAAGAAGTTGAGCGTATTTGTCGTGAATCGAACTGCTACAACGCTGAGAGAGTCAAGAACTTCCTGAAAGAAGCCAAACTGCCTGATCAACTGCCTCTTATCATCGTTTGCGATCGTTTTGACTTCGTGCATGACTTAGTACTCTATCTGTACAGAAACAGCCTGCAgaaatacattgaaatatacGTGCAAAAG GTTAACCCGTCTCGCTTACCCGTAGTTGTCGGCGGTCTTTTAGACGTAGATTGTGCAGAGGATATCATCAAAAACTTGATTCTCGTTGTACGCGGACAATTCTCCACCGACGAACTTGTCGCTGAAGTCGAAAAGAGGAAcag ATTGAAGTTGCTCCTGCCTTGGTTAGAGACTCGCGTGCACGAAGGTTGCAACGAGCCCGCCACACACAATGCCCTCGCCAAGATCTACATTGATTCTAATAATAACCCTGAGAGGTTCCTCAAGGAAAATCAATG GTATGACTCGCGCGTGGTGGGGCGCTACTGCGAGAAGCGCGACCCGCACCTGGCGTGCGTGGCGTACGAGCGCGGCCAGTGCGACCGCGAGCTGATCGCCGTCTGCAACGACAACTCGCTGTTCAAGACGCAGGCGCGCTACCTCGTGCGGCGCCGCGACCAGGACCTCTGGCTCGAGGTGCTCGCCGAGTCCAACCCCTTCAAGAGGCAGCTCATCGATCAG GTGGTGCAAACAGCACTCTCAGAAACCCAAGATCCAGAAGATATATCTGTGACTGTAAAGGCGTTCATGACAGCTGACCTGCCCAATGAACTAATTGAGTTGCTTGAGAAGATTGTTCTAGATAATTCCGTTTTCTCAGATCACAGAAACCTACAGAACTTGCTGATATTGACag CTATCAAGGCGGACCGCACTCGCGTTATGGAATACATCAACCGCTTGGACAACTATGACGCTCCCGACATCGCAAACATCGCTATCAACAACGAACTGTATGAAGAGGCTTTTGCAATCTTTAAGAAATTCGACGTCAACACCTCAGCCATACAA GTGCTGATAGATCAAGTGAAAGACCTTAAACGCGCTTATGAATTCGCTGAACGTTGCAACGAGCCCGGAGTCTGGTCTCAGCTTGCTAAGGCGCAACTACAACAGGGGCTGGTGAAAGAAGCCATCGACTCGTATATCAAGGCTGACGACCCATCCGCCTACATGGACGTTGTGGCAACCGCCACTAAGCAGCAATCGTGGGAGGATCTCGTGCGCTATTTGCAG ATGGCACGCAAGAAAGCCCGCGAGTCGTACATCGAATCCGAACTTATCTACGCATACGCTCGCACCGCACGTCTGGCTGATCTCGAAGAATTCATTTCGGGACCAAACCATGCGGACATTCAAAAGATTGGTGATCGTTGCTTCGATGATAAAATGTACAATGCGGCTAAGTTGTTGTACAATAACGTCAGCAACTTTGCTCGCTTAGCCATTACATTGGTGCATCTTAAGGAATTCCAag GTGCGGTGGACAGCGCTCGCAAAGCGAACTCGACGCGCACTTGGAAGGAGGTGTGCTTCGCGTGCGTAGACGCGGGCGAGTTCCGACTGGCGCAGATGTGCGGCCTGCATATCGTTGTGCACGCAGACGAGCTCGAGGACCTCATTAATTACTACCAG GATCGAGGCCACTTCGATGAGCTGATCAGCTTGCTGGAAGCAGCTTTAGGCTTGGAAAGAGCCCACATGGGAATGTTCACAGAACTCGCCATTCTTTATTCAAAGTTCAAGCCTGGCAAGATGCGCGAACATTTGGAGCTGTTTTGGTCACGAGTCAACATACCGAag gttCTACGTGCAGCAGAGCAGGCGCATCTGTGGTCCGAACTTGTATTCCTTTACGACAAATACGAAGAATACGATAACGCGGCGCTTACTATGATGCAGCACCCAACTGAGGCTTGGCGCGAGGGTCACTTCAAAGACATTATCACtaag GTTGCCAACATGGAGCTCTACTACAAAGCTATTCAGTTCTATCTCGACTACAAGCCCCTCCTGCTGAACGACCTCCTCCTAGTACTGGCGCCGCGTATGGACCACACGCGCGCCGTCGCGTTCTTCACCAAGGCTGGACACTTGCAACTCGTTAAAGCCTACCTGAGATCTGTCCAAAGTCTCAACAATAAGGCGGTCAACGAAGCTCTCAACTCTTTACTTATTGATGAGGAAGATTACCAG GGTCTGCGAACATCGATAGATGCTTTCGACAATTTCGACACTATTGCGCTGGCGCAGCAACTAGAGAAACACGAACTCACCGAATTTAGACGAATCGCTGCTTACTTATACaaag GCAACAACCGGTGGAAGCAGAGCGTGGAATTGTGCAAGAAGGATGCTTTATACGCGGACGCTATGGAGTACGCGTCTGAATCTCGCCAGCCGGAAGTGGCGGAGGAACTGCTCGACTGGTTCTTGGAAAGAAATAACTTTGAGTGCTTCTCTGCTTGTCTTTATCAG TGCTATGACCTCCTGAAACCTGACGTCGTAATCGAACTCGCGTGGAGGCACAATATCATGGACTTCGCCATGCCATACCTTATTcag ACGGTACGCGAATTAACGACAAAAGTAGAAAAGTTAGAAGAAGCAGACGCCAAACGCAGTACAGAGAGTGCTGAACAAGAAGCCAAGCCCGCTATGATCATGGAACCTCAGCTTATGCTCACAGCTG GTCCGTCCATGCCGTACCCGGGCGTGCCGGCGCAGGCGTCCCCCTACGCGTACGCGGCGCAGGCCCCGTCGCCCGCGCCCTACCACGGCTACGGCATGTAG
- the LOC125071930 gene encoding zinc finger protein 593 homolog encodes MPYKRKKYHVGDTHLKKRWRVRNRKKDLDQIDVDLQEDNAEKLLNQEVDLDRPGAAQHYCLHCARYFINNHALLEHFKTKVHKRRLKALELEPYSIEDSERAAGYGNFKLPSKRKIVTQNSENTDITELEVDEESPNKKKKVEENAT; translated from the exons atgccaTACAAGCGTAAAAAGTATCATGTGGGTGATACTCATTTGAAAAAACGTTGGAGAGTAAGGAATAGGAAAAAGGACCTCGATCAAATTGATGTAGATCTACAGGAAG aTAATGCTGAGAAGTTACTCAATCAAGAAGTAGATCTTGATCGTCCGGGTGCCGCTCAACATTATTGTCTTCATTGCGCGCGTTACTTCATAAATAATCATGCTCTTTTGGaacatttcaaaacaaaagtTCATAAAAGAAGATTAAAAGCATTAGAACTCGAACCATACAGCATAGAGGATTCCGAACGAGCTGCTGGATACGGAAATTTTAAACTTCCGAGTAAACGAAAAATTGTTACTCAAAATTCAGAAAACACAGATATTACTGAACTAGAGGTCGACGAAGAAAGtcctaataaaaagaaaaaagttgaaGAAAATGCTACATAA